One Pleuronectes platessa chromosome 9, fPlePla1.1, whole genome shotgun sequence genomic region harbors:
- the onecut3a gene encoding hepatocyte nuclear factor 6, translating to MELTMENIGNLHGVPHSHQSDLMNSAHARQSSSHRNLVSHGRSAMVSSMASILEGAGDYRTDHTLSGPLHPAMTMSCDSGMSLSSTYTTLTPLQHLPPISTVSEKFHHPHPHSHHHPAHQRLAAGNVSGSFTLMRDDRSLASMSNLYGHYPKDMSGMGQSLSPLSNGLGSLHSSQQTLSAYGPGAHLSNDKMLSSGGFESHAAMLSRGEEHLARGLGGHGGGLMTSLNGIHHHSHPHSQANGSMLSDRDRQTVVGGGQGAGSGQVEEINTKEVAQRITAELKRYSIPQAIFAQRILCRSQGTLSDLLRNPKPWSKLKSGRETFRRMWKWLQEPEFQRMSALRLAACKRKEQEQHKDRNTAPKKQRLVFTDLQRRTLIAIFKENKRPSKEMQITISQQLGLELSTVSNFFMNARRRCVDRWHDDHGTSPGQPGPSATTFSKA from the exons ATGGAGCTTACAATGGAAAACATTGGAAATCTGCACGGTGTGCCTCACTCCCATCAAAGCGACTTAATGAACTCTGCACACGCGCGCCAGTCGTCGTCGCATCGGAACTTGGTGTCGCACGGACGGTCAGCCATGGTGTCCAGCATGGCCTCGATACTGGAGGGAGCGGGGGACTACCGCACGGACCATACTCTGTCCGGCCCCCTGCATCCGGCGATGACCATGTCGTGCGACTCCGGGATGAGCCTGAGCAGCACCTACACCACGCTGACGCCGCTGCAGCACCTGCCCCCCATATCCACCGTCTCCGAGAAATTTCACCATCCGCACCCGCACTCTCACCATCACCCGGCGCACCAGCGACTCGCGGCCGGGAACGTCAGCGGCAGCTTCACCCTGATGAGGGACGACCGAAGCCTCGCTTCCATGAGTAACCTCTACGGCCACTACCCCAAAGACATGTCCGGCATGGGTCAGTCCCTGTCCCCTCTGTCCAACGGTCTGGGGTCTTTGCACAGCTCCCAACAGACTCTCAGCGCCTACGGTCCCGGAGCTCACCTGTCCAACGACAAGATGCTCTCCTCTGGGGGCTTTGAGTCCCACGCAGCCATGCTGTCCCGGGGAGAGGAGCACCTGGCCCGGGGTCTCGGGGGCCACGGAGGCGGGCTCATGACATCCTTGAACGGCATCCACCATCACAGCCATCCGCACTCTCAGGCAAACGGGTCCATGCTGTCAGACCGGGACAGGCAGACGGTGGTGGGAGGCGGGCAGGGAGCTGGGTCGGGGCAGGTGGAGGAGATAAACACCAAGGAGGTGGCGCAGCGAATAACAGCGGAGCTCAAGCGCTACAGCATTCCCCAGGCCATCTTTGCTCAGAGGATCTTGTGCCGGTCCCAGGGAACTCTGTCCGATCTGCTGCGGAATCCTAAACCGTGGAGTAAACTCAAGTCTGGCCGGGAGACGTTCAGGAGGATGTGGAAGTGGCTGCAGGAGCCCGAGTTCCAGCGGATGTCGGCGCTCAGGCTTGCAG CCTGCAAGCGCAAAGAACAGGAGCAACACAAGGACCGCAACACGGCGCCCAAGAAGCAGCGCCTGGTCTTCACCGACCTGCAGCGCCGCACGCTCATCGCCATCTTTAAGGAGAACAAGCGCCCATCCAAGGAAATGCAGATCACCATCTCCCAGCAGCTCGGCCTGGAGCTCAGCACCGTCAGCAACTTCTTCATGAACGCCCGCCGCCGCTGCGTGGACCGCTGGCACGACGACCATGGCACCAGCCCCGGGCAGCCAGGCCCATCCGCCACCACTTTCTCTaaggcctga